The following are encoded together in the Nocardioides okcheonensis genome:
- the ccrA gene encoding crotonyl-CoA carboxylase/reductase encodes MQNILDAIQSGTATSEDFASLALPESYRAAFVKKDEVDMFEGLTAKEKDPRKSLHVDEVPLPELGPGEAFVAVMASAINYNTVWTSIFEPVSTFGFLERYGRGSELTKRHDLPYHVVGSDLSGVVLKVGAGVTRWKPGDRVVAHCLSVELEGPDGHNDTMLDTEQRIWGFETNFGGLADVAMVKANQLMPKPEHLTWEEAASPGLVNCTAYRQLVSTNGGNMKQGDNVLIWGASGGLGGFATQYALNGGATPVCVVSNEEKAKIARSMGAELIINRSEEGYKFWNDEGTEQDPREWKRFGARIRELTGGEDIDIVFEHPGRETFGASVFVTRKGGTITTCASTTGYMHEYDNRYLWMNLKRIISSHFANYRESWEANRLIAKGKIHPTLSRTYTLDEVGQASLDVHQNAHQGKVGVLCLAPEEGQGVLDHEMRAQHEDAINRFRGV; translated from the coding sequence GTGCAGAACATCCTTGACGCCATCCAGTCCGGCACCGCGACCTCGGAGGACTTCGCCAGCCTCGCGCTCCCCGAGTCGTACCGCGCCGCCTTCGTGAAGAAGGACGAGGTGGACATGTTCGAGGGCCTCACGGCCAAGGAGAAGGACCCGCGCAAGTCCCTCCACGTCGACGAGGTCCCGCTCCCCGAGCTCGGCCCCGGCGAGGCGTTCGTCGCCGTGATGGCCAGCGCCATCAACTACAACACCGTGTGGACCTCGATCTTCGAGCCGGTCTCCACCTTCGGCTTCCTCGAGCGCTACGGCCGCGGCTCCGAGCTCACCAAGCGCCACGACCTGCCCTACCACGTCGTCGGCTCCGACCTCTCCGGCGTGGTGCTCAAGGTCGGCGCCGGCGTCACCCGCTGGAAGCCGGGCGACCGCGTCGTCGCGCACTGCCTCTCGGTCGAGCTCGAGGGCCCCGACGGCCACAACGACACGATGCTCGACACCGAGCAGCGGATCTGGGGCTTCGAGACCAACTTCGGCGGCCTCGCCGACGTCGCGATGGTCAAGGCCAACCAGCTGATGCCGAAGCCCGAGCACCTCACCTGGGAGGAGGCCGCCTCCCCCGGCCTGGTCAACTGCACCGCCTACCGCCAGCTGGTCTCCACCAACGGCGGCAACATGAAGCAGGGCGACAACGTCCTGATCTGGGGCGCGTCCGGCGGGCTCGGCGGCTTCGCGACGCAGTACGCCCTCAACGGCGGCGCCACCCCGGTGTGCGTGGTCTCCAACGAGGAGAAGGCGAAGATCGCCCGCAGCATGGGCGCGGAGCTGATCATCAACCGCTCCGAGGAGGGCTACAAGTTCTGGAACGACGAGGGCACCGAGCAGGACCCGCGCGAGTGGAAGCGCTTCGGCGCCCGCATCCGCGAGCTCACCGGCGGCGAGGACATCGACATCGTCTTCGAGCACCCCGGACGCGAGACCTTCGGCGCGAGCGTCTTCGTCACCCGCAAGGGCGGCACCATCACCACCTGTGCCTCGACCACGGGCTACATGCACGAGTACGACAACCGCTACCTGTGGATGAACCTCAAGCGGATCATCTCCAGCCACTTCGCCAACTACCGCGAGTCGTGGGAGGCCAACCGCCTGATCGCCAAGGGGAAGATCCACCCGACCCTGTCGCGGACCTACACCCTCGACGAGGTCGGCCAGGCCTCGCTCGACGTCCACCAGAACGCCCACCAGGGCAAGGTCGGCGTCCTGTGCCTGGCTCCCGAGGAGGGCCAGGGCGTGCTCGACCACGAGATGCGCGCGCAGCACGAGGACGCGATCAACCGCTTCCGCGGCGTCTGA
- a CDS encoding GntR family transcriptional regulator — MSTTDPAGHTGHDLDAVLDHVLAERRRTRTVMSTSADRAARVVREQVVEGHLRSGTRLPEERLAGALGVSRNTLREALSQLVAERILVREPNRGVVVATPDADDVEDVYRVRRLVEPAALAHGGAHTPDRVAGVAAAVAEGRAGLGRGDWDAVASANQHFHRAVVALAGSPRLDAQMDLLLAEMRLFFHAMGDPERFHRPYLEENAAIAELLSGGERTAAADRLDAYLAAAQEQLVEAFRARD; from the coding sequence GTGAGCACCACCGACCCCGCCGGTCACACCGGCCACGACCTCGACGCCGTGCTCGACCACGTCCTCGCCGAGCGGCGCCGCACCCGGACGGTGATGAGCACCTCCGCGGACCGCGCCGCCCGGGTCGTGCGAGAGCAGGTCGTCGAGGGGCACCTGCGCTCCGGCACCCGGCTCCCGGAGGAGCGCCTGGCCGGCGCCCTCGGGGTCTCGCGCAACACGCTGCGCGAGGCGCTCAGCCAGCTCGTCGCCGAGCGCATCCTGGTGCGCGAACCGAACCGCGGCGTGGTGGTCGCCACCCCGGACGCAGACGACGTCGAGGACGTCTACCGGGTCCGCCGGCTCGTCGAGCCGGCCGCCCTCGCCCACGGCGGTGCCCACACGCCCGACCGGGTGGCGGGCGTCGCGGCAGCCGTCGCCGAGGGGCGCGCCGGGCTCGGGCGCGGCGACTGGGACGCGGTCGCCTCGGCCAACCAGCACTTCCACCGCGCGGTCGTCGCGCTGGCGGGCAGCCCGCGGCTGGACGCCCAGATGGACCTGCTGCTGGCCGAGATGCGGCTGTTCTTCCACGCGATGGGCGATCCCGAGCGCTTCCACCGGCCCTACCTGGAGGAGAACGCGGCCATCGCCGAGCTGCTCTCCGGGGGCGAGCGGACGGCCGCCGCCGACCGGCTCGACGCCTACCTCGCGGCCGCGCAGGAGCAGCTCGTCGAGGCGTTCCGGGCACGCGACTGA
- a CDS encoding NRAMP family divalent metal transporter: MTQHTPPTASAEPATSNGLGRTAVMGAVFLMATSAIGPGFITQTANYTISLGAAFACAIAISVVVDIAVQMNVWRVIGVSGMRAHELGNQVLPGVGYLLAALVFIGGVVFNIGNIAGAGLGVNAMLGVDARIGGAVSAGLAILIFLSRRAGVALDRIVVLLGLLMIVATLVIAISSSPPVGDALVSVVAPEEFDFVATTTIIGGTVGGYITYAGAHRLLDSGLTGPEHVAAVSRSSVVSILVTGLMRVLLFLAILGVVAGGAALSQDAVGGPAGAAFSAAAGEAGLRVFGVILWSAALTSVIGAAYTSVSFLTTSATPERTRSLVTVAFIAVCAVIYVVIEQAPTQLLIFAGTFNGLILPIGFGLLLWVAWRRRDLLHGYRYPAWLLVVGALAWLLSLYLGYNALLLLGDL, from the coding sequence ATGACCCAGCACACACCCCCCACGGCTTCCGCGGAGCCGGCCACCTCGAACGGGCTCGGCCGCACCGCGGTCATGGGCGCCGTCTTCCTGATGGCGACCAGCGCGATCGGGCCGGGCTTCATCACCCAGACCGCCAACTACACGATCAGCCTCGGCGCGGCCTTCGCCTGCGCGATCGCGATCTCGGTCGTCGTCGACATCGCCGTGCAGATGAACGTCTGGCGGGTCATCGGCGTCTCCGGGATGCGCGCCCACGAGCTCGGCAACCAGGTCCTGCCGGGGGTGGGCTACCTCCTCGCCGCGCTGGTGTTCATCGGTGGCGTCGTGTTCAACATCGGCAACATCGCGGGCGCGGGCCTCGGCGTCAACGCGATGCTCGGCGTCGACGCGCGCATCGGCGGCGCGGTGTCGGCCGGCCTCGCGATCCTGATCTTCCTCAGCCGTCGCGCCGGCGTGGCCCTGGACCGCATCGTGGTGCTGCTCGGGCTGCTGATGATCGTGGCGACGCTCGTCATCGCGATCTCGTCGTCGCCGCCCGTCGGCGACGCGCTGGTCAGCGTGGTCGCCCCCGAGGAGTTCGACTTCGTCGCCACCACCACGATCATCGGCGGCACCGTGGGCGGCTACATCACCTACGCCGGCGCCCACCGCCTGCTCGACTCCGGCCTCACCGGCCCCGAGCACGTCGCCGCCGTCAGCCGCAGCTCGGTCGTGTCCATCCTGGTCACCGGGCTGATGCGGGTGCTGCTGTTCCTCGCGATCCTCGGGGTCGTCGCGGGAGGTGCGGCGCTGTCGCAGGACGCCGTCGGTGGACCGGCCGGCGCGGCGTTCAGCGCCGCCGCGGGGGAGGCGGGGCTGCGCGTCTTCGGGGTGATCCTGTGGTCGGCCGCACTGACCTCGGTCATCGGCGCCGCCTACACGTCGGTGTCGTTCCTGACCACCTCCGCGACCCCCGAGCGGACCCGCAGCCTGGTGACGGTCGCGTTCATCGCGGTCTGCGCCGTCATCTACGTCGTCATCGAGCAGGCGCCGACGCAGCTGCTGATCTTCGCCGGCACCTTCAACGGCCTGATCCTGCCGATCGGCTTCGGGCTGCTGCTGTGGGTGGCCTGGCGCCGCCGCGACCTGCTGCACGGCTACCGCTACCCCGCGTGGCTGCTGGTCGTCGGTGCGCTGGCGTGGCTGCTCTCGCTCTACCTCGGCTACAACGCGCTGCTGCTGCTGGGTGACCTGTGA
- a CDS encoding LamB/YcsF family protein, translating into MSAPRIDLNSDVGESFGRWTLGDDAGVLEVVTSANVACGFHAGDASTLRRCCEDAARLGVVVGAQVGYRDLAGFGRRFIDYDATELADDVLYQVGALEALARVAGTRVSYVKPHGALYNATVHHEGQARAVVAAVRAYDPSLPVLGLPGSRLLAEAEAAGLRTVREAFADRAYTPEGTLLPRSEAGAVLHDPDEVAARVVRLVTDGTLVAVDGSTVRVEADSVCVHGDSPGAVAMATAVRDALVAQGVAPEAFA; encoded by the coding sequence GTGAGCGCCCCGCGGATCGACCTCAACAGCGACGTCGGCGAGTCCTTCGGCCGCTGGACGCTGGGCGACGACGCCGGTGTGCTGGAGGTGGTGACCAGCGCCAACGTCGCGTGCGGCTTCCACGCCGGTGACGCCTCCACCCTGCGCCGCTGCTGTGAGGACGCCGCACGGCTCGGCGTGGTCGTCGGCGCCCAGGTCGGCTACCGCGACCTCGCCGGCTTCGGTCGGCGCTTCATCGACTACGACGCGACCGAGCTGGCCGACGACGTGCTCTACCAGGTCGGCGCCCTCGAGGCGCTCGCCCGTGTGGCCGGCACCCGCGTCTCCTACGTCAAGCCGCACGGCGCGCTCTACAACGCCACCGTCCACCACGAGGGACAGGCGCGGGCGGTCGTCGCGGCGGTCAGGGCGTACGACCCCTCGCTGCCGGTGCTCGGCCTGCCCGGCTCGCGGCTGCTCGCCGAGGCGGAGGCGGCCGGCCTGCGCACCGTGCGCGAGGCCTTCGCGGACCGCGCGTACACCCCCGAGGGCACCCTGCTGCCGCGCAGCGAGGCCGGCGCGGTGCTGCACGACCCGGACGAGGTCGCGGCGCGGGTGGTGCGGCTCGTCACCGACGGCACGCTGGTCGCGGTCGACGGCTCGACCGTGCGGGTCGAGGCCGACTCGGTGTGCGTCCACGGCGACAGCCCCGGGGCGGTCGCCATGGCCACCGCCGTGCGCGACGCGCTCGTCGCGCAGGGCGTCGCGCCGGAGGCGTTCGCATGA
- the pxpB gene encoding 5-oxoprolinase subunit PxpB, which translates to MSAAPTLLPYGDRAVLVELGSTQEAVDYAVALRGRDAPVVGEVVPAARTVLVVADEGAALADLRALLADVAPASGGDAAAEQPVVEVPVTYDGEDLADVARLTGLSEREVVAAHTGQEWRVAFGGFAPGFGYLIGQDERLHVPRRGESRTRVPAGAVGLAGEYSGIYPRSSPGGWQLIGRTDVPLWDLDRDPAALLAPGVRVRFVEASQ; encoded by the coding sequence ATGAGCGCCGCACCCACGCTGCTGCCCTACGGTGACCGCGCCGTGCTGGTCGAGCTGGGCTCGACCCAGGAGGCCGTCGACTACGCGGTCGCGCTGCGCGGGCGGGACGCCCCCGTGGTCGGTGAGGTGGTGCCGGCCGCCCGGACGGTGCTGGTGGTCGCCGACGAGGGCGCGGCGCTGGCCGACCTGCGTGCGCTCCTCGCCGACGTCGCACCGGCGTCCGGCGGCGACGCGGCCGCCGAGCAGCCCGTCGTCGAGGTGCCGGTGACCTACGACGGCGAGGACCTCGCCGACGTCGCCCGCCTGACCGGGCTGTCCGAGCGCGAGGTGGTGGCCGCCCACACCGGCCAGGAGTGGCGGGTCGCCTTCGGCGGCTTCGCGCCGGGCTTCGGCTACCTCATCGGCCAGGACGAGCGGCTGCACGTGCCCCGCCGCGGCGAGTCCCGCACCCGCGTGCCGGCCGGGGCGGTCGGGCTGGCGGGGGAGTACTCCGGGATCTACCCGCGCTCGTCGCCGGGCGGGTGGCAGCTGATCGGGCGCACGGACGTGCCGCTGTGGGACCTCGACCGGGACCCGGCCGCCCTGCTCGCGCCCGGCGTCCGGGTGCGCTTCGTGGAGGCGTCGCAGTGA
- a CDS encoding 5-oxoprolinase subunit C family protein, whose translation MSRALRVHAVGPVALVEDLGRRGLSGVGVGRSGAADRAALRQANRLLANEEGAAAVEVTFGGLEVEVVGEGSWCCVTGAPCPVTVDGREVGSHTVFFAEPGARVRLGAPTAGLRSYLGVRGGVEPDEVLGSRSSDVMSGLGPPPLEVGDVLPVGCPGDRFSDLDTVVVPDLAGDVVLRAVRGPRDGWVADADLLVSTGWAVTERSNRVGMRLGGPALEHARDEQLPSEGAWRGAVQVPPDGEPVLFLADHPVTGGYPVVAVVVDADVDRAAQLRPGDTVRFRWVEAS comes from the coding sequence GTGAGCCGGGCCCTGCGCGTGCACGCCGTCGGACCCGTGGCGCTGGTGGAGGACCTGGGACGCCGCGGCCTGTCCGGGGTCGGCGTCGGCCGGTCCGGCGCCGCGGACCGGGCGGCCCTGCGCCAGGCCAACCGGCTGCTGGCCAACGAGGAGGGTGCCGCCGCCGTCGAGGTGACCTTCGGCGGGCTCGAGGTCGAGGTCGTGGGCGAGGGCAGCTGGTGCTGCGTCACCGGTGCCCCGTGCCCGGTCACCGTCGACGGTCGCGAGGTCGGCTCGCACACCGTGTTCTTCGCCGAGCCCGGCGCCCGCGTCCGGCTGGGCGCGCCCACGGCCGGCCTGCGGTCCTACCTCGGGGTCCGCGGCGGCGTCGAGCCCGACGAGGTGCTGGGCTCGCGCTCCAGCGACGTGATGTCCGGACTCGGACCGCCGCCGCTGGAGGTCGGCGACGTGCTGCCCGTCGGCTGCCCGGGCGACCGGTTCTCCGACCTCGACACCGTCGTCGTCCCCGACCTGGCCGGGGACGTCGTGCTGCGCGCCGTCCGCGGCCCCCGCGACGGGTGGGTGGCCGACGCCGACCTGCTGGTGTCGACCGGCTGGGCGGTCACCGAGCGGAGCAACCGGGTCGGGATGCGCCTCGGCGGCCCCGCCCTCGAGCACGCCCGCGACGAGCAGCTGCCGAGCGAGGGCGCCTGGCGCGGGGCCGTGCAGGTCCCGCCGGACGGAGAGCCGGTGCTCTTCCTCGCCGACCACCCCGTCACCGGCGGCTACCCCGTCGTCGCCGTGGTGGTCGACGCCGACGTCGACCGCGCCGCGCAGCTGCGGCCCGGCGACACGGTGCGCTTCCGCTGGGTGGAGGCGTCGTGA
- a CDS encoding putative hydro-lyase gives MSARLPPDPGALTPREARRLFRDGLVTPTAGWSRGWTQANLVALPRDLALDFLVFAQRNPKPCPVLDVLEAGAVSGPLLDGDVRTDLPAYRVYVDGELVDEVPDATGWWRDDLVAFLVGCSFTFEAALAEGGVPVRHVEQGVNVPMYVTDRRCRPAGTMSGPLVVSMRPVPADRVADAVRITSRYPAVHGAPVHVGDPGAIGIADLGRPDFGDPVEVRDGEVPVFWACGVTPQAAVMESRPSLAISHAPGHMLVTDARDADYLVP, from the coding sequence GTGAGCGCCCGCCTCCCGCCGGACCCGGGCGCGCTGACGCCCCGCGAGGCGCGCCGGCTGTTCCGCGACGGACTGGTGACCCCCACCGCGGGGTGGAGCCGTGGGTGGACGCAGGCCAACCTCGTCGCGCTGCCCCGCGACCTCGCCCTCGACTTCCTGGTCTTCGCCCAGCGCAACCCCAAGCCGTGCCCGGTGCTCGACGTGCTCGAGGCCGGCGCGGTCTCCGGGCCGCTGCTCGACGGCGACGTCCGCACCGACCTCCCGGCCTACCGCGTCTACGTCGACGGCGAGCTCGTCGACGAGGTGCCGGACGCGACCGGCTGGTGGCGCGACGACCTGGTCGCGTTCCTGGTGGGGTGCAGCTTCACCTTCGAGGCCGCGCTCGCCGAGGGCGGCGTGCCGGTGCGCCACGTCGAGCAGGGGGTCAACGTCCCGATGTACGTCACGGACCGGCGCTGCCGCCCGGCCGGGACGATGTCGGGACCGTTGGTGGTGTCGATGCGGCCGGTCCCCGCGGACCGGGTCGCCGACGCCGTACGGATCACCTCGCGCTACCCCGCGGTGCACGGCGCACCGGTGCACGTCGGGGACCCGGGGGCGATCGGCATCGCCGACCTCGGCCGCCCCGACTTCGGCGACCCGGTCGAGGTCCGCGACGGCGAGGTCCCGGTGTTCTGGGCCTGCGGGGTCACCCCGCAGGCCGCGGTCATGGAGTCGCGCCCGTCGCTGGCGATCTCGCACGCGCCCGGGCACATGCTCGTCACCGACGCACGGGACGCCGACTACCTGGTGCCGTGA
- the mce gene encoding methylmalonyl-CoA epimerase → MTTPDLPADVQHLFTAIDHVGIAVPDLDEAMAFYRDAYGMQVLHEETNEEQGVREAMVGVGDSGSCIQLLAPLTPESTIAKFLDRNGQGIQQLAFRVDDVEHVASVLRERGLRLLYDAPRRGTSDSRVNFIHPKDAGGVLVELVEPHGTR, encoded by the coding sequence ATGACGACCCCCGACCTGCCTGCCGACGTCCAGCACCTGTTCACCGCGATCGACCACGTCGGCATCGCGGTGCCCGACCTCGACGAGGCGATGGCCTTCTACCGCGACGCCTACGGCATGCAGGTGCTGCACGAGGAGACCAACGAGGAGCAGGGCGTCCGCGAGGCCATGGTCGGCGTCGGCGACTCCGGCTCGTGCATCCAGCTGCTCGCCCCGCTGACGCCCGAGTCGACCATCGCGAAGTTCCTCGACCGCAACGGCCAGGGCATCCAGCAGCTCGCCTTCCGCGTCGACGACGTCGAGCACGTCGCCTCGGTGCTGCGCGAGCGCGGCCTGCGCCTGCTCTACGACGCCCCGAGGCGGGGCACCTCGGACAGCCGGGTCAACTTCATCCACCCCAAGGACGCCGGCGGCGTGCTGGTCGAGCTCGTCGAGCCTCACGGCACCAGGTAG
- a CDS encoding acetyl-CoA C-acetyltransferase has product MSGSVIVAGARTPIGRLLGGLKDQSAADLGGVAIKGALEKAGVSGDQVDYVIMGQVIQAGAGQITARQAAVKGGIPMDVPSITINKVCLSGLNAIAMADQLIRAGEHEVVVAGGMESMTQAPHLLPKSREGFKYGDTALVDSMAYDALYDQFTHQAMINLTDGCNAAGANLTREEQDAFSAQSHQRAALAWKNGLFEDEVVPVTISTRKGDVTVAEDEGVRADTSVESLARLRPVSKDGSITAGSASQISDGACAVVVMSKAKAEELGLTWIAEIGASGQVAGPDSSLQLQPANAIAKAAAKEGIDVADIDLFELNEAFAAVGIESARQLGVGEDKVNVNGGAIALGHPVGMSGARIVLTLALELKRRGGGVGAAALCGGGGQGDALIIRVPGA; this is encoded by the coding sequence ATGTCCGGATCTGTGATCGTCGCCGGCGCCCGCACGCCCATCGGCCGCCTGCTCGGTGGCCTGAAGGACCAGTCGGCGGCCGACCTCGGCGGCGTGGCCATCAAGGGTGCGCTCGAGAAGGCCGGCGTCAGCGGCGACCAGGTCGACTACGTGATCATGGGCCAGGTCATCCAGGCCGGTGCCGGCCAGATCACCGCCCGCCAGGCCGCGGTCAAGGGCGGCATCCCGATGGACGTCCCGTCGATCACCATCAACAAGGTGTGCCTGTCGGGCCTCAACGCGATCGCGATGGCCGACCAGCTGATCCGCGCCGGTGAGCACGAGGTCGTGGTGGCCGGCGGCATGGAGTCGATGACCCAGGCCCCGCACCTGCTGCCGAAGAGCCGCGAGGGCTTCAAGTACGGCGACACCGCGCTGGTCGACTCGATGGCCTACGACGCGCTCTACGACCAGTTCACCCACCAGGCGATGATCAACCTGACCGATGGCTGCAACGCCGCGGGCGCCAACCTCACCCGCGAGGAGCAGGACGCGTTCTCCGCGCAGTCGCACCAGCGCGCCGCCCTGGCCTGGAAGAACGGCCTGTTCGAGGACGAGGTCGTGCCGGTCACCATCTCGACCCGCAAGGGCGACGTCACGGTCGCCGAGGACGAGGGCGTCCGCGCGGACACGTCCGTCGAGTCGCTCGCCCGGCTCCGCCCGGTGAGCAAGGACGGCAGCATCACCGCCGGCTCGGCCTCGCAGATCTCCGACGGTGCGTGCGCCGTGGTCGTGATGAGCAAGGCGAAGGCCGAGGAGCTCGGCCTCACCTGGATCGCCGAGATCGGCGCGTCCGGGCAGGTCGCCGGCCCCGACTCCTCCCTTCAGCTCCAGCCGGCCAACGCCATCGCGAAGGCCGCCGCGAAGGAGGGCATCGACGTCGCGGACATCGACCTCTTCGAGCTCAACGAGGCCTTCGCCGCGGTCGGCATCGAGTCCGCCCGCCAGCTCGGCGTCGGCGAGGACAAGGTCAACGTCAACGGCGGCGCGATCGCGCTCGGCCACCCGGTCGGCATGTCCGGCGCCCGCATCGTGCTGACGCTCGCGCTCGAGCTCAAGCGCCGCGGTGGCGGCGTCGGTGCCGCCGCGCTGTGCGGCGGCGGCGGTCAGGGCGACGCGCTGATCATCCGCGTCCCCGGCGCCTGA
- the meaB gene encoding methylmalonyl Co-A mutase-associated GTPase MeaB: protein MTRRGAVAVPDLVARARDGEPAAVARLISLVEDASPALREVMAALSPHVGHAHVVGITGAPGVGKSTSTNALVAALRRAGRRVGVLAVDPSSPFSGGALLGDRVRMGDHALDRDVFIRSMGSRGHLGGLARSTPQAVRVLDAAGFDVVVVETVGVGQSEVEVAGLADTTLVLLAPGMGDGIQAAKAGILEVGDLYAVNKADRDGADRTRRELRSMLAMVERREQGWRPPVIATVASTGEGIDRLLEEVDRHAAWLRESGELALRRTARARREVEAIALATLQERWHASGGAGLDCLGERVAAGELDPFGAADELLS from the coding sequence GTGACGCGACGGGGCGCCGTCGCCGTCCCCGACCTCGTGGCGCGAGCCCGGGACGGGGAGCCGGCGGCGGTCGCCCGCCTCATCTCGCTCGTCGAGGACGCCTCCCCGGCGCTGCGCGAGGTGATGGCGGCGCTGTCGCCGCACGTCGGCCACGCCCACGTCGTGGGCATCACCGGTGCGCCGGGCGTCGGCAAGTCCACCTCGACCAACGCGCTGGTCGCCGCGCTGCGCCGCGCCGGCCGACGGGTGGGCGTGCTCGCCGTCGACCCCTCGTCGCCGTTCTCCGGCGGCGCGCTGCTCGGCGACCGGGTGCGGATGGGCGACCACGCGCTGGACCGGGACGTCTTCATCCGCTCGATGGGCTCCCGCGGCCACCTCGGCGGGCTGGCCCGGTCCACACCGCAGGCCGTGCGGGTCCTCGACGCGGCCGGCTTCGACGTCGTGGTCGTCGAGACCGTGGGCGTCGGGCAGAGCGAGGTCGAGGTCGCCGGGCTCGCCGACACCACGCTCGTCCTGCTCGCGCCGGGGATGGGCGACGGCATCCAGGCGGCGAAGGCCGGGATCCTCGAGGTCGGTGACCTCTACGCGGTCAACAAGGCCGACCGCGACGGGGCCGACCGCACCCGGCGCGAGCTCCGCTCGATGCTCGCCATGGTCGAGCGGCGCGAGCAGGGCTGGCGCCCGCCCGTGATCGCCACGGTCGCCAGCACGGGGGAGGGGATCGACCGGCTGCTCGAGGAGGTCGACCGGCACGCGGCCTGGCTGCGCGAGAGCGGTGAGCTGGCCCTCCGGCGCACGGCCCGGGCCCGGCGGGAGGTGGAGGCGATCGCGCTGGCCACCCTGCAGGAGCGGTGGCACGCCTCGGGCGGCGCCGGCCTCGATTGCCTCGGTGAGCGCGTCGCCGCGGGCGAGCTCGACCCGTTCGGCGCTGCCGACGAGCTGCTCAGCTGA
- a CDS encoding SDR family oxidoreductase: MTSGSYDFTGYQVLVVGGTRGEGHAVASAFAQSGASVTVTGTMMLRSLYDTDLSAFDYESVNLARQQSIDQLAAGIDHLDVLVLAAGCTLPYGLPPSEQSFVAGAARSGLLGPMFLTTRLRLKLSHSPALGGGCVVNTGAVRSWLELSSTPEEAEAELLASTARAGEQWAGLGVRVNSVVHSPRSVLPRQYAPTATYSGSRVSGDTLVRSRSRVADAVTDATLFLASSAASRITGQTLRLS; encoded by the coding sequence ATGACTTCGGGGTCATACGACTTCACCGGCTACCAGGTCCTCGTGGTCGGTGGAACACGGGGCGAGGGCCACGCCGTCGCCAGCGCGTTCGCGCAGTCCGGCGCCTCCGTGACCGTCACCGGCACGATGATGCTGCGCTCGCTCTACGACACCGACCTGTCCGCGTTCGACTACGAGTCGGTCAACCTCGCCCGCCAGCAGTCGATCGACCAGCTCGCCGCGGGCATCGACCACCTCGACGTGCTGGTGCTGGCCGCCGGCTGCACCCTGCCCTACGGCCTCCCGCCCTCGGAGCAGTCGTTCGTCGCGGGCGCCGCGCGCTCCGGCCTGCTCGGCCCGATGTTCCTCACCACCCGCCTGCGCCTCAAGCTCAGCCACAGCCCCGCCCTCGGCGGCGGCTGCGTGGTCAACACCGGCGCGGTCCGCTCGTGGCTGGAGCTGTCGTCCACCCCCGAGGAGGCCGAGGCCGAGCTGCTCGCCTCGACGGCGCGCGCCGGCGAGCAGTGGGCGGGCCTCGGTGTGCGGGTCAACTCCGTCGTGCACTCCCCCCGCTCGGTGCTGCCGCGCCAGTACGCCCCGACCGCGACCTACTCCGGCAGCCGGGTCTCGGGCGACACGCTGGTGCGCAGCCGCAGCCGGGTCGCCGACGCGGTCACCGACGCCACCCTCTTCCTCGCCAGCAGCGCGGCCTCCCGGATCACCGGGCAGACGCTGCGGCTCAGCTGA
- a CDS encoding GtrA family protein, which yields MGSRGTALLQRHRRNLGLLARFGIVGASGVVVNMLTLVLLRRMGPHFDDAVVALGSTDFNLRWYHVYSTVAFLVANLSNFQLNRSWTFRSSGHSRWWREYWPFLVVGLGGQVIGLALLTLLMHPHSPVSLPTDVFDDSSGLRNRLYWSQLIVIGLVTPLSFVLNKIWTFAAVRGGHAELADPLREEEALAGSDVV from the coding sequence ATGGGATCCCGGGGAACCGCGCTGCTGCAGCGCCATCGGCGCAACCTGGGCCTGCTCGCCCGCTTCGGGATCGTGGGCGCCTCGGGCGTCGTCGTCAACATGCTGACGCTCGTGCTGCTGCGTCGGATGGGACCCCACTTCGACGACGCCGTGGTGGCCCTGGGCAGCACCGACTTCAACCTGCGCTGGTACCACGTGTACTCCACGGTGGCGTTCCTGGTCGCCAACCTCTCGAACTTCCAGCTCAACCGGTCCTGGACCTTCCGCAGCAGCGGGCACTCCCGCTGGTGGCGCGAGTACTGGCCGTTCCTCGTGGTCGGGCTCGGCGGACAGGTCATCGGGCTGGCCCTCCTCACCCTGCTGATGCACCCGCACTCGCCGGTGAGCCTGCCCACCGACGTCTTCGACGACTCCAGCGGGCTGCGCAACCGGCTCTACTGGTCCCAGCTGATCGTCATCGGGCTGGTGACCCCGCTCTCCTTCGTGCTCAACAAGATCTGGACGTTCGCCGCCGTGCGCGGCGGGCACGCCGAGCTCGCCGACCCGCTCCGCGAGGAGGAGGCGCTGGCCGGCTCGGATGTGGTCTGA